The following DNA comes from Erigeron canadensis isolate Cc75 chromosome 3, C_canadensis_v1, whole genome shotgun sequence.
TCGGGTCTTGTGGTTGCAGCCATATGCATATACATTGCAGGGTTCGCGTGGTCTTGGGGTCCGTTGGGTTGGCTCGTGCCTAGTGAAATCTTCTCACTTGAAGTAAGATCCGCGGCTCAAGGTGTTAATGTTATCGTCAACATGATCTTCACCTTCTTGATTGCTCAAATCTTCCTCCAGATGTTATGTGCTTTTAGATATGGATTGTTTATATTCTTTACGTTTTGGGTGCTTGTGATGACGGGTTTCGTCTACTTCTTTTTGCCGGAGACAAAGGGAATTCCGATTGAAGATATGTCCGGAATTTGGAAGCAACATTGGTATTGGAAAAGGTTTGTTGCCGACGATGAAGAAAGGGATTTGGAAAAGAATTAAAGACAAGATAAAGAAAGGATGCATGAAgatgattattttgattttatagatATCATCACTTTTTATTTACTACTTAGTTGCTGTTTACTTGTAGTTTAGATTAGTATGATTGTTAGTTTGTTACTGTTTTAACAGTATCTATATGCTTTCAAGTTTTAAGTAATGTTCTGTTATCAGTTTCCATTATTAATATGTATTCATTGGACTTTAGGTTTAGCATTTACAAGATCTATTACAGTATTTATTTTGTCATCAGTTTCTTACTTTCTTAAGTTGTGTTATcagtgtttttgtttttggatttgGGGAAGAACGACTTTggttgttaaaacttaaaagaagaTAGACTGGGATGTAGACAAAAATACCCTCGTAAAGAAAAATTTGACAAAgtactaaaaagaaaaatgattatatatCCTGTTgtaatatgtttaattttttttttttattagcatTGTAGATGACATGAAAGTCCAATAATCATGCGGGGATGACAATAGATATGGATCAGGCGAGGTTACTTTCCTCGTTAGAGAACATAATGCACCAAAAAGAAAGTTAATTATACACAGATGCAAGAAAAACCTAACCAATTAATATGTAATTAGTCGTAACTATCCTTAACTTCTGGCATCATAAAAATGATTTCTTGTAAGAACCAAGTATTGTTTGGTCCTAACTGTTgagaatatatacatatacaaaggGAATCActattcaaatatatatctttCCATTTTAGGAAAGCTAACCATCCTGCAAAACACCAAAACTTTCAATTCAACAAGGTGAATCACTATGCCCATTAATTTGACGCTTGGTTCGTCTCAACATCTCCTTGATCTCGGCTTCTTTCTTGTCATAAAACTCCATCAAGTCTTTAAAACTTGTGGTCCGTAATGTTCTTCTTGAACTACGCCTTGCTGATTCGGGTTGTGGAATCTCGTGTGGTGCCTCTTCTTCATTGGGACTGAATCTACGGTATTGCCACAACACTCTACAAAAGTAAACGCCAAGAGAAATGAGGCACGCGATTCCACATATAAGAAATAGACCCCAAAAGCTGCTTAGAGAAAGGCTATTTATGTCGATTTCTGAAACTTGTGACGAGCATGTGCTCGATGCTAGCCATTTGTCATGGATCCTTTGCAATTCCCCATTTTCTGAGAGTTGGAGAATGGCTGTTGATAAGTCGAGTGCTAGAGGAGAATCTCTCTGGAATGCCTGCAAATGCACAAACTGATTATAAATTTCACATTCGCTTAAAGGGgtaaacatattttatttataacttcGTATCGAAATCTATCAACATTTCTGATAACAAAAATTGGACAAAGGGCATTTGCACCTACTAGCCGCGCTTTTAGTCTAACATGGAAATCGAGTTTGATTTGGAAGGTTAAATAGAATGATCTACGACTTTGAGCTTCTTTAGTCTTATTTTTGTAGGGTAGCTTATATATAGAAAGATAGTGTTAATGTAAGAAACTTACAAATCCCCAGCCACTTTTCGTAAACTCTCGACCAACAATCTTGAACTCACACTGTGTATAACTCATGAAAAGCTCGATGTAGGGAAGCTCATCAACAATGGCAGCTACACCTCCACGTTTCGGACCAAGTTTAAGTGCATTCATGTAATCTGATACATCTTTCAATGATCTTATTCTAGATTCTGCAATATTAAGCTCTTGGACAAGATAATTGTAAGCAAAAGATCCATCCTGAACTCCAATAGGGTCATTACTTTGAATCAGGCCATCAATCCCTTCAATCCCTGAAGTCAACTGCTGAACCGTGAGGATGGAAGTCAAACTTGCTGTGTAGCTTGAATTGATGATCAACACCACAAACAGCCATAGTAACAGAACTAACCGTCCTAATGTGCTAACTGTGTTTTCCCCTGCATATAGTATGAAACTAATTATTATAACAAAAGTTAAAGTAAACAAAGTAGTTCCATAACACAAATCCAAACACGGGTCTTTGAATGAATTGATCATACTTACTATGTGAAAAGAACATTGTTGAGAAGCTAAACCAGAAAATCGTAATGATTTGTTGACTTGGAGGACCACGAAACTCATGATTCAAACGATGTTCAAGAATCCAAACAACACATCCTACAAGAAGAAAGAAGCCACCAGTGACCAGCCACATTTCCAGGCTGAATGGTTTGAGAAAAGCCCATGGACtggtttttgatttcttcacTGGAACAACTATAACAAGTCCCGATTCCATGTAAGGCTGTGTAAAGTCGACTACCCTTGTTCGATTTGTAATAATTGTAACATCTCCAACTGCTGCATCGAATGTCtgaagaaaaaggaaaatcaAGTTTCTTTCATGGCAGTTGAAATCTGAAAACTCTGACTTTGGAGGTTAAAGTTAAGAGCTCAAAAACTTGAAAACTGGTATGCTTCCTATACCAAATTCAAAACAAAACCATTCTCTGTTTATACTCTAATTATAAAAGAtaacacaataattaaaaacttcACCAACATTGACCAGCCTTCTATAGAAAAACAAAGCAATAACAGACTGGTTGACCTCCGCTTAAGAATCAAACTGTGAGTGCAATGAGTAACAAAATGTTGAACCCACAAAAACTGGCAATTTTAATCACCTTACTTATATATGAGTCATGTTGGGCCATCCTTATATTTTAACTTGAAAAATGGGTTAAGAAAAATTTAGGTAAAAGGAAATGTGTCAAACGGGTCGAACAGGTCAAATGTCAGCAATCTAGAATTAAATAATACGACTAATTAAATCGTTTTACAAAAAATGTGGATCATCATTGtaattaatatactttttaaaatcaTACCATCACACTAATTATTCAAAAAAGGTTTcaatattttttagaaaaaagttGTTCAGCTCAACCCAATCCAAGCCAGCCCGTTTCAATCTATAAAACTACCCATTTAACCTGACCTCTTATAACACATAATCCAACTTAACCCGACCCACCCATTGACCCCACTGTAAAATAAACTAGACATGAAGCAAGAGCTTACATTTTCAGCAACAGAAGTCACAAGATTGCTGTAGCTCGGATTACGGCTACCATCTccatacaaaatatatttccGAGGCACAGCGTAAGGTAGTAAATTCACAGCAGCTTCAAAAACATCGATGCTATACCCTCTTACACCTAATGGAGATTTAACATCTTTTGTTACAACTTCTTTGTAACTATGCCTATAAGGTACACCGATCCTCAAAGGCTTCCCATTGTTTGGAAACACCCATCCACGTGGCTTTACACTTGTTTCACCGGGCCAAATTACACTATAGAGGCGCTTAGTATCAGAACTGTTTAGAGGTTTTGCATACAAGCTTTCAGGTGGATTAACAGATAACCCAGAGTAGTTTGACCAATACCCAATTGTCCGCAATCCAGTTCCACCAATGTTAAGCACATCGTATGCCGGATGAATCAAATTCTTGTCCTGATCGAACTGAACTTCGCCTGATAAACCTGTGAAATTTGTTGCTAAAAGAGTCTGAAGTAAATTTTGACCTTCGTTGAAAGTCTTGAGTGCAGACAACCGAAGCTCACTACCATTGGCATTTTGAAGATTTGGGTTAGAAGAAAAAGTGATACTTTCTCCGGATTTTAAGAAAGTGTCAAGAGCATACGCGAATAGCCAAATGGAATCATAAGCGTAAAGAGCATATGAATTGAATCCTGAGGTTTCCTTTTGTTTAATATTCTTCCACTTGGTTTCGAAAGACTTCTTCATATTTGAATTCGGTGTGTGTTGTCGAAGTGACAGAACACCTTGTAATAATGCCATGGTGCTTACATCTGGCCGTTCTGATGAATCTAGAACTGCTGGAAGCCATTCTGTTGCTATCCATACATAATCACCGGTCAACATTCCGAGTTTCTTTGCAGCAGAGAAAATATTGACACCTGAATCAGGATTCACATGAACAACATACACACGAGACTCCATTAAGTTAACTGCAGTCAATAGTTCACTTATGCTGTTCACCGATGCACCAGGTGTAAATGCAGCTTTGTAAGAAATCTTGGCTCGCTTCGATGCTAATGAATCACCTAACGACGAAATCCCATTTCTGCCGTAATCATCATCCACAAATATAGCGATTATTTCTTTCCATTCAAAGTAGTCAATCAAGTCTGCAATGGCTGACATTTGATAGTAATCATTTTGTGTGGTACGGACAAAATAAGGATACTGGAGAGCTGATAGTGTGGGATCGGTTGCACCAAAAGAAAGTAGAGGCACGTGAAGCTCATTCACAACATGTGAGATAACGTGTGCTATAGTAGACGACTGTGGCCCGATCACAGCCACCACATTTTGCTCCATCAACTCCAAAGCTACATCAAATTAGCAAatcaatctttgacttttgAAAAACTCATATATGTGAAGTTCaaaatttcaattaaatttAGTTAAATTTCTAATATTTCTAACATCAATTAAATTCTTCATAATAATAGTTTCTCTATTCTTTAAGATAGTAATAATGAAGCTTTTCTTGATCATCACATATGCTGATATCAATTTTTGAATGGAAACTAATCCATTTGACCCTAAAAGTCAAATATGACAACCAACATTTTTGGAACAATTTTTGTACAGTTTACTTTGTCAATCATTGGAATTAAAAGTCTAACTCGTATTTAAGAAAATCACCACAATTATAGGTCCATCTTAGTAGTGAACCTACAAAATTATCCAACATGCTACCaaatttgatttgtaaaccaCTAAAGTCGTTATGGTACCTTGCGTTTTATACTATGTAACTAATCGTGTACACTACAAATCATCTATACTGGTTTGCAAATTACCTACTTTTTCAAAAGGCAATAAACCgtaaagtaaaaaaacaaacttcGTCGTTTTGATCTTATGTGCATATACAGAACTAGTTTTTCCTGGGTTAATTTTCTATGTAAGAGGTACAGTATTTGGGATTGAGTTTGCAAGATGAATTTTCAAGTCTCAGGCTTTTTTCCAAACTGCGTTTTCTCTCTAAACAATCCAAgaaaatcactttttcatatggTTCGCTAATTGCCAAACATTATTTTCCAGCTATATAATTTGCATATACCACACCCCCCTTAAAATTAACTATTCCCAATTACTTTCTCTACTATAATGGTATTTTCCAACTATAAATAATCAAGTTTATTCATAACTCTTTAAACAATAgcaacattaaattaaatacaacATTATAAGAAAGTTACCTTCAACTGTGCCAAGAAATCCACTGCAATTAGTATCATGTAAAATAAGATTCAAATGTGTTTCTCCAAGAATATCTGGATTAGAATTCACATCATCAACAGCTGCTATAATTGCAGGCCTAACAGACTTCCCAATAACTGAATTCACTGTCAATAAAGCTCCAATATTTACAGCTTTTGGCCTTTTTACTGATGATGATATATTTACAGTTTTAACCTCATCTGCCATGGCAACTATCATCATGACCCACATAccaaaaaccaagaaaaattcaatctttttcatCTTGGGTTCATTAATTTCCATTTTTGAAGATACCCTTTTGAAATCTTGTGTCAACTTGAGTTGCTGACCTCACTTCTCCACCTAACGGAACAACCTTTACAAGACATTAGTGAAAAAACCAGCAACCTGGACAAGTTTTTCTGAGGTTTTTTTACTGTTCGGGTTAAGGAAACAGTTTTATTCTGCGGTCGtaaaaaaagatgaaatcttgaaacttttcaagattttcaagaAAGATGAAGCTGAAAGCACAAAAATATCagatggatttttttttcttttttatttttttttggacaAGAAAATTTATTCCAGCAAAAGGGGTTGTTAGAAATGGACACCCACAATGGAAACAGAGCAATTTATAGCTATAGTTAAGTTATAAAGCGACAGACTATTTTACTAAAGATACTACTCAATTATGCAAATTTTTCTAGACGATGAAGTTAGTCAATCAAAGTTTAAGATTTTTTATAAGATCAACTTATATAATATTCTAAACGAGTTAATAAATTGTAAAAGTTGATTTAAAAAGGTTATTATAAAAAGTGATGCTGGTGACTTGGAGAGCTACCTGGAGTTTTTAGTATTTGTACAAAGTAAAGGAAAGGGATAGGAGTAGAAAAAGAGTGGTAGCTTAATCAACtagaatttcttttttattcttgAGGTGGAAATAACATAACTCTTTCCCACCCTATTATTATATGagatttttattctttattttaagAAGTTACATTTTTGAGATATGTATAATgtccatttatttttttacaattaatttccattataagtttttttttctttaaaaatatcttcattaccttttttaattaatgataattacatcaattacctataCCACTCACAGCAGCTAACACCATCACTAGTTGTCGTTATCATCACCGGTCGTTGTCATCATCACAGTGCCACCACCATCCTCGTCGTATTGCGTGGATGTCCCTCTTATTTCTATCTTAGGTATCGATTTCAAAATACATgtctatttttgaaaataatacattaattttaccattttattacttttttctaaGAGACTAATGTTaagattttatataatatataaagcaTGTGTCATAATTCATCTTGTACTAGTATACTTTAATTTCAAACACTTATTTTGAAACAGAAGAAACATACAATAAcaagaaatgaaaaaatatactatatataacaaattGTGTAGGTATTATTATGTAGATATACATTGTTTACtatgttatttatatttgtgaTTTGTGATATGTGATCAAACTTTATTATATACTTCATCAAAATTCTTATAAACATAG
Coding sequences within:
- the LOC122591280 gene encoding glutamate receptor 3.4-like, with amino-acid sequence MEINEPKMKKIEFFLVFGMWVMMIVAMADEVKTVNISSSVKRPKAVNIGALLTVNSVIGKSVRPAIIAAVDDVNSNPDILGETHLNLILHDTNCSGFLGTVEALELMEQNVVAVIGPQSSTIAHVISHVVNELHVPLLSFGATDPTLSALQYPYFVRTTQNDYYQMSAIADLIDYFEWKEIIAIFVDDDYGRNGISSLGDSLASKRAKISYKAAFTPGASVNSISELLTAVNLMESRVYVVHVNPDSGVNIFSAAKKLGMLTGDYVWIATEWLPAVLDSSERPDVSTMALLQGVLSLRQHTPNSNMKKSFETKWKNIKQKETSGFNSYALYAYDSIWLFAYALDTFLKSGESITFSSNPNLQNANGSELRLSALKTFNEGQNLLQTLLATNFTGLSGEVQFDQDKNLIHPAYDVLNIGGTGLRTIGYWSNYSGLSVNPPESLYAKPLNSSDTKRLYSVIWPGETSVKPRGWVFPNNGKPLRIGVPYRHSYKEVVTKDVKSPLGVRGYSIDVFEAAVNLLPYAVPRKYILYGDGSRNPSYSNLVTSVAENTFDAAVGDVTIITNRTRVVDFTQPYMESGLVIVVPVKKSKTSPWAFLKPFSLEMWLVTGGFFLLVGCVVWILEHRLNHEFRGPPSQQIITIFWFSFSTMFFSHRENTVSTLGRLVLLLWLFVVLIINSSYTASLTSILTVQQLTSGIEGIDGLIQSNDPIGVQDGSFAYNYLVQELNIAESRIRSLKDVSDYMNALKLGPKRGGVAAIVDELPYIELFMSYTQCEFKIVGREFTKSGWGFAFQRDSPLALDLSTAILQLSENGELQRIHDKWLASSTCSSQVSEIDINSLSLSSFWGLFLICGIACLISLGVYFCRVLWQYRRFSPNEEEAPHEIPQPESARRSSRRTLRTTSFKDLMEFYDKKEAEIKEMLRRTKRQINGHSDSPC